A window of Mangifera indica cultivar Alphonso chromosome 11, CATAS_Mindica_2.1, whole genome shotgun sequence contains these coding sequences:
- the LOC123228697 gene encoding uncharacterized protein LOC123228697: MQTSTLNHTLILSFILLLLLSLLVPVIINTPKSPPSLSLVNHNPEMSPTITTTTTEIFGVKIQKNPPQSKLDELDVSSWPKWECPPSKFPWTFKATETMYFLEGKVQVYVEGNEGSFEIGAGDLVIFPKGMNITWDVVEAVNKHYSLED; the protein is encoded by the exons ATGCAAACTTCTACATTAAATCACACTTTAATCTTATCTTTCATACTTCTTCTACTACTCTCTTTACTTGTTCCTGTCATCATCAACACTCCCAAGTCTCCGCCATCTCTTTCACTTGTAAATCACAACCCTGAAATGTCTCCCACTATCACTACCACCACCACCGAGATATTCGGAGTCAAGATTCAGAAAAACCCTCCTCAGTCTAAGCTTGATGAGCTTGATGTGTCCTCTTGGCCCAA GTGGGAATGCCCTCCAAGCAAATTTCCGTGGACATTCAAAGCGACAGAGACAATGTATTTTCTCGAGGGGAAAGTTCAGGTTTATGTTGAAGGGAATGAAGGATcatttgaaattggggctggcGATTTGGTTATTTTTCCCAAAGGGATGAACATTACTTGGGATGTTGTTGAAGCGGTGAACAAGCACTACAGCTTGGAAGActaa